The following are encoded together in the Janthinobacterium sp. Marseille genome:
- a CDS encoding rhodanese-like domain-containing protein, translating into MKFIIDNIFLIGIVILSGGALVAHTLQRVGAKVTALQATQIINQGKTLILDVRPAADYAAGHIRDAKNIPLKELKGRVAELEKFKARPVIVVCSKGLQSNKATALLKKEGFTEATSLLGGLDAWQSQGLPVTK; encoded by the coding sequence GTGAAATTCATCATTGATAACATTTTCCTCATCGGCATCGTCATCCTTTCCGGTGGCGCGCTGGTCGCACATACCCTGCAACGTGTCGGTGCCAAAGTTACTGCTTTGCAAGCAACCCAGATCATTAACCAGGGAAAAACACTGATTCTCGACGTGCGTCCTGCCGCCGATTATGCTGCCGGCCACATCCGTGACGCGAAAAACATCCCATTGAAAGAATTGAAAGGCCGCGTGGCTGAATTGGAAAAATTCAAGGCCCGCCCGGTGATCGTCGTCTGCAGCAAGGGCTTGCAATCGAACAAAGCAACCGCACTTTTGAAGAAAGAGGGCTTTACTGAAGCCACTAGTTTACTCGGTGGGCTGGATGCTTGGCAATCGCAAGGTCTGCCGGTTACCAAGTAA
- the gpmA gene encoding 2,3-diphosphoglycerate-dependent phosphoglycerate mutase, with the protein MYKIVLMRHGESTWNLDNRFTGWADVDLTEKGRNEAKHAGELLREAGFTFDLAYSSVLKRAIRTLWIALDEMDLMWIPVVCDWHLNERHYGALQGMNKAETAEKYGADQVLQWRRSYDIPPKHLAEDDPRTMFDDPRYAHLQRAEIPLGECLKDTLLRVEPYWNDTIVPSIRAGKQIIISAHGNSLRALIKILDDISDQDIVSLSIPNGRPIVYELDENLKPIRHYYLGDQESLQAAVQAAASHGQSK; encoded by the coding sequence ATGTACAAAATCGTATTGATGCGCCACGGCGAGTCCACATGGAACCTCGATAACCGCTTCACCGGCTGGGCCGATGTCGACTTGACGGAAAAAGGTCGCAACGAAGCCAAACATGCCGGCGAATTGCTGCGTGAAGCAGGCTTTACGTTTGATCTGGCCTATTCCTCCGTGCTCAAGCGCGCCATCCGCACCCTCTGGATTGCGCTCGACGAGATGGATTTGATGTGGATACCGGTCGTTTGCGACTGGCATCTGAACGAACGTCATTACGGTGCGCTGCAAGGCATGAACAAGGCCGAAACAGCTGAAAAGTACGGTGCAGATCAGGTTTTGCAATGGCGCCGCAGCTACGACATTCCGCCAAAACACCTGGCAGAAGATGATCCGCGTACCATGTTTGACGATCCCCGCTACGCCCACCTGCAGCGCGCGGAAATCCCACTGGGCGAATGCCTGAAAGACACCTTGCTGCGCGTAGAACCGTACTGGAACGATACCATCGTGCCATCGATACGCGCCGGCAAACAAATCATCATTTCAGCCCACGGCAACAGCCTGCGTGCGCTGATCAAGATTTTGGACGATATCAGCGATCAGGACATTGTCTCGCTCAGCATCCCAAATGGTCGTCCTATCGTCTACGAACTGGATGAAAACCTGAAACCCATACGGCATTACTACCTCGGCGACCAGGAATCCCTGCAAGCTGCAGTACAGGCAGCCGCCAGCCACGGTCAAAGCAAGTAA
- a CDS encoding peptidoglycan DD-metalloendopeptidase family protein codes for MGAAHAQKATDRSKQKKVAETERADLRQKLNTLKRSIDKTETAKSYAADALAKSEEAISDAKRNLNDLAQEQRQTEAKLGDLSKQQAALKKVVEAQQEQLAKLLREQYVAGNEDRIKLLLSGDNPNRINRELQYMGYVSRAQATLIESLRANLAAIEENQAEVQNAKLELDEIAAEAREQHAILQKEKAQRSALLAQLSSKLAAQRKEVGNIERDERRLSSLVDKLAVLIQEQRKAEAAAAEKRRQERAARAQAEREKRLAQAKTRNTPDRAANGKISNPDAIEDDEPPSKSLARNELTPDASVQDGAFAALRGRLRLPVRGDLIAKFGSKRGEGPNWKGLFIRAEEGSEVKAVAAGRVVFAEWLRGFGNLIIVDHGSQYMTIYGNNQSVLKHAGDTVKSGDVIASTGNSGGNEQSGLYFEMRHQGRAFDPLSWVTIR; via the coding sequence ATGGGTGCTGCCCATGCGCAAAAAGCGACCGATCGCAGCAAGCAGAAAAAGGTCGCCGAAACCGAACGCGCCGACCTGCGGCAAAAGCTCAATACCCTCAAACGCAGCATAGACAAGACAGAAACCGCCAAAAGCTACGCCGCCGATGCGCTCGCCAAATCGGAAGAAGCCATCTCCGATGCCAAGCGCAACCTGAACGACCTGGCGCAGGAACAAAGGCAAACCGAAGCCAAACTCGGTGATTTATCCAAACAGCAAGCCGCCCTCAAGAAAGTCGTCGAAGCCCAGCAAGAGCAGTTGGCCAAGCTGCTGCGCGAACAATATGTCGCCGGCAATGAAGACCGCATCAAGCTGCTGTTGTCAGGTGATAACCCGAACCGCATCAACCGCGAACTGCAATACATGGGCTATGTGTCACGCGCGCAGGCGACGTTGATTGAATCGCTGCGCGCCAACCTGGCGGCAATCGAGGAAAACCAGGCCGAAGTACAGAATGCCAAGCTGGAACTGGATGAAATCGCGGCCGAGGCACGCGAACAACACGCCATCCTGCAAAAGGAAAAGGCGCAACGCTCCGCCCTGCTGGCCCAGCTTTCCAGCAAACTGGCCGCGCAACGCAAGGAAGTCGGCAATATCGAACGTGACGAGCGCCGCCTCTCCAGCCTGGTCGACAAGCTGGCGGTGCTGATTCAGGAACAACGCAAGGCCGAAGCCGCCGCCGCTGAAAAACGGCGCCAGGAGCGTGCCGCGCGCGCCCAGGCCGAACGCGAAAAACGCCTGGCGCAAGCCAAAACCCGCAATACGCCGGATCGTGCCGCGAATGGCAAAATCAGCAATCCGGACGCGATTGAAGACGACGAACCGCCAAGCAAATCACTGGCGCGTAATGAACTCACACCCGACGCCAGCGTCCAAGACGGAGCGTTTGCCGCTTTGCGCGGGCGTTTGCGCCTGCCGGTACGGGGTGACCTGATCGCCAAATTTGGCAGCAAACGGGGCGAAGGCCCTAACTGGAAAGGCTTGTTCATCCGTGCCGAAGAAGGCAGCGAAGTCAAGGCAGTGGCCGCTGGCCGTGTGGTTTTTGCCGAATGGCTGCGCGGATTTGGCAATTTGATCATTGTTGACCATGGCAGCCAGTACATGACGATTTACGGCAATAATCAATCCGTGCTAAAACATGCAGGCGACACCGTCAAATCCGGCGATGTGATTGCCAGCACAGGTAATAGCGGCGGCAATGAGCAATCAGGTTTATACTTTGAAATGCGGCACCAAGGCCGCGCGTTTGACCCGCTCAGTTGGGTAACTATTAGGTGA
- a CDS encoding S41 family peptidase encodes MGTKLKNIGLVGLGMVAGVIAMGTQLDAMAQKNAAGTPLPLEELRQLSEVFGLIKSDYVEPVDDKKLLTEAISGMVSSLDPHSAYLDKKAFKELREGTQGKFVGLGIEVGMEDGYVKVISPIEDSPAYRAGIKAGDLITRLDSTPVKGMTLDEAVKRMRGEPNTKITLTIARKDEDKPVIVAITRQEIRVQSVKAKVVEPGYAWLRVSQFQEPTIDDMVKKIAALYAQDPNLKGLVLDLRNDPGGVLPGAIGVSAAFLPKDVVVTSTNGQLPSSKETYYARREFYASRSVGDPLAKLPEALKKIPMVVLVNSGSASASEIVAGALQDHKRATIMGTQTFGKGSVQTIRQLSADTAVKLTTARYYTPSGRSIQAKGIVPDLMVDETADGDGLNGLRLREADLQKHLTNDKDKGPEVHAAVDELEEEQRLAALEKKRKPLEFGSKDDFQLTQALNHLKGLPVVLSKAKPEPKKEEPGINKPKTEPKPEPKAEPKNGDKK; translated from the coding sequence ATGGGAACGAAACTCAAGAATATCGGACTGGTCGGTTTAGGCATGGTTGCCGGCGTGATCGCGATGGGGACACAATTGGACGCGATGGCGCAAAAAAACGCCGCCGGTACGCCCTTGCCCCTGGAAGAATTGCGCCAATTGTCCGAAGTATTCGGACTCATAAAATCAGATTACGTAGAACCGGTCGACGACAAGAAACTGTTGACCGAAGCCATTTCCGGCATGGTGTCCTCATTGGACCCACACTCGGCCTACCTCGACAAGAAAGCGTTCAAGGAATTGCGTGAAGGCACGCAAGGCAAGTTTGTCGGTCTAGGCATCGAAGTCGGGATGGAAGACGGTTACGTCAAAGTCATTTCCCCGATCGAAGATTCACCTGCTTACCGCGCCGGCATCAAGGCGGGTGATTTGATTACACGCCTGGACTCGACCCCGGTCAAAGGCATGACGCTGGACGAAGCCGTCAAGCGCATGCGCGGCGAACCGAATACCAAAATCACGCTGACCATCGCGCGCAAGGATGAAGACAAACCTGTCATCGTCGCGATCACACGCCAGGAAATCCGCGTGCAAAGCGTGAAAGCAAAAGTTGTCGAGCCGGGTTATGCATGGTTGCGCGTCTCGCAATTCCAGGAGCCGACCATCGATGACATGGTCAAGAAAATCGCAGCCCTGTATGCGCAGGATCCTAACCTGAAAGGTTTGGTCCTTGACCTGCGCAATGATCCGGGCGGCGTCTTGCCGGGCGCAATCGGTGTCTCCGCAGCCTTCCTGCCGAAGGATGTGGTCGTCACATCCACCAACGGCCAGTTGCCGAGCTCGAAGGAAACCTATTACGCACGTCGTGAGTTCTATGCCAGCCGTTCAGTTGGTGATCCACTCGCCAAGTTGCCGGAAGCATTGAAAAAGATCCCTATGGTGGTACTGGTCAACTCCGGTTCGGCGTCCGCGTCTGAAATCGTGGCCGGTGCGCTGCAGGATCACAAGCGCGCCACCATCATGGGCACCCAGACCTTCGGTAAAGGTTCGGTACAAACCATACGCCAGTTGTCTGCTGATACCGCAGTCAAACTGACGACCGCACGTTACTACACACCGAGCGGTCGTTCGATCCAGGCCAAGGGTATCGTGCCGGATCTGATGGTTGATGAAACCGCCGATGGCGACGGCTTGAACGGCCTGCGCCTGCGTGAAGCAGACTTGCAAAAACATTTGACCAATGACAAAGACAAAGGCCCTGAAGTACATGCCGCCGTCGATGAACTGGAAGAAGAGCAACGCCTGGCCGCACTCGAGAAGAAACGCAAACCGCTGGAATTCGGCAGCAAGGATGACTTCCAGTTGACGCAGGCGCTGAACCACTTGAAAGGTTTGCCTGTCGTTCTGTCGAAAGCGAAACCTGAGCCGAAGAAAGAAGAACCCGGCATCAATAAACCGAAGACAGAACCAAAACCGGAACCTAAAGCAGAACCGAAAAACGGCGACAAAAAATAG
- the moeB gene encoding molybdopterin-synthase adenylyltransferase MoeB — MNDQQLLRYSRHILLDEIDIEGQEKLLAAHVLIIGAGGLGSPAAFYLASAGVGTITLVDDDTVDLTNLQRQILHTTQRVGQAKAASGKQTLEEINPTIKVVALQERVSGARLDELVRNATVVLDCCDNFATRHAVNRACVANRVPLVSGAAIKFDGQISVFDRRDEQAPCYSCLFPEDQEFEDVNCGTMGVFAPLVGIVGSTQAAEALKLIVGIGESLAGRLLMLDARTMEWSSIKVKRNAKCVVCGQAH, encoded by the coding sequence ATGAACGACCAGCAACTCCTGCGCTATTCACGTCATATCCTGCTCGATGAAATCGATATCGAAGGACAGGAAAAACTGTTGGCGGCCCATGTCCTGATCATAGGCGCCGGCGGCCTCGGCTCGCCTGCCGCCTTTTACCTGGCTTCGGCCGGTGTCGGCACCATCACACTGGTCGATGACGATACCGTCGACCTGACCAATTTGCAGCGCCAGATCCTGCACACCACACAACGGGTAGGACAGGCCAAAGCGGCTTCCGGCAAACAGACGCTGGAAGAAATCAATCCGACCATCAAGGTGGTCGCACTGCAGGAACGCGTTTCCGGCGCCCGCCTCGATGAGCTGGTACGCAATGCCACCGTCGTGCTGGATTGCTGCGATAACTTCGCCACCCGCCACGCGGTCAACCGTGCTTGCGTTGCCAATCGCGTACCGCTGGTATCCGGTGCGGCGATCAAGTTTGACGGACAAATCAGTGTGTTCGACCGGCGCGATGAGCAAGCACCCTGCTATTCCTGCCTGTTCCCGGAAGACCAGGAATTTGAAGATGTAAATTGCGGCACCATGGGCGTATTTGCACCGCTGGTCGGGATAGTCGGCAGCACGCAGGCGGCAGAAGCGTTGAAGCTGATCGTCGGCATCGGTGAATCACTGGCCGGACGTTTGCTCATGCTGGATGCCCGCACCATGGAATGGAGCAGCATCAAGGTCAAACGCAATGCGAAATGCGTGGTGTGCGGACAGGCACACTAG
- a CDS encoding type IV pili methyl-accepting chemotaxis transducer N-terminal domain-containing protein, whose product MNRRHLLCASLLASPVLLIRPVQAEARIAHINDAINKSGRQRMLSQRLAKCYLQVGQDIDMPRSKKLFNASLALFEKQLGELESFAPNAENKATLASLKKTWAAYKSVLLDKTPNPSDAKTVMRLGEEVLALAHASTLQLEKISDTAVGHLVNIAGRQRMLSQRMSKFYQAINWGVASSEALANLVKARDEFLAAMAELSASPKNTLQIRQDIMLAQQQWFFFDQALKSNAISSDSKMRFATNVATSSERILETMDRITGMYEQLG is encoded by the coding sequence ATGAACCGGCGCCACTTGCTCTGTGCCAGCTTGCTGGCAAGTCCCGTATTGCTGATCCGTCCCGTACAAGCCGAGGCACGGATTGCGCATATCAACGATGCAATCAACAAATCCGGCCGCCAGCGCATGTTGTCGCAGCGCCTGGCGAAATGCTATTTGCAGGTCGGGCAGGACATCGATATGCCGCGTTCGAAAAAATTATTCAATGCTTCGCTGGCGCTGTTTGAAAAGCAGTTGGGCGAGCTGGAGTCGTTTGCGCCGAATGCCGAAAACAAGGCGACGCTGGCGAGCCTGAAAAAGACCTGGGCCGCTTACAAAAGCGTTTTGCTGGACAAGACGCCGAACCCGTCGGATGCGAAGACTGTGATGCGCCTCGGTGAAGAGGTGCTGGCCCTGGCACATGCGTCGACGCTGCAACTGGAAAAGATATCGGACACAGCGGTGGGGCACCTCGTCAATATCGCCGGGCGTCAACGCATGCTATCGCAGCGGATGTCGAAGTTTTACCAGGCGATCAATTGGGGTGTCGCTTCATCCGAAGCATTGGCTAATCTGGTGAAGGCACGCGACGAGTTTCTGGCGGCGATGGCGGAGCTTTCCGCCTCGCCTAAAAATACCTTGCAGATCAGGCAGGACATCATGCTGGCGCAGCAGCAATGGTTTTTCTTCGACCAGGCCTTGAAGAGCAATGCCATCAGCAGCGACAGTAAAATGCGTTTCGCCACCAATGTCGCAACCAGCAGCGAACGTATCCTCGAAACCATGGACCGGATTACCGGCATGTACGAACAGTTGGGCTAG
- a CDS encoding periplasmic heavy metal sensor, with translation MNKQTPRIATIPATGRARRLMMVGATAAIVSAFSIIGVSHAQEGQAPQATQQQGGPHGKMNPERAEKRFDHMLKRLVPDATPEQKTKLGAIAKSAFNDLRPIQEQNRAAHAQGLKLLAQPTIDRKALEQVRQTEQKLADQRSRRMTQAFADAAEVLTPAQRVKAVEQLSKHRGGFGHRFGHGPRHDRDHAPKAPAPAAQ, from the coding sequence ATGAACAAGCAAACCCCACGCATTGCTACCATCCCAGCTACCGGTCGCGCACGTCGTCTTATGATGGTCGGCGCCACCGCTGCCATCGTCAGCGCATTCTCCATCATTGGCGTCAGCCATGCGCAGGAAGGCCAGGCACCTCAGGCAACACAACAACAGGGCGGCCCACATGGCAAAATGAATCCGGAGCGTGCAGAAAAACGCTTCGATCACATGCTCAAACGTTTGGTACCGGATGCCACCCCGGAACAAAAAACCAAACTCGGCGCGATTGCCAAGTCTGCCTTCAACGACCTGCGTCCAATACAGGAGCAAAACCGTGCAGCGCATGCACAAGGTTTGAAACTGTTGGCGCAACCGACTATCGACCGCAAGGCACTGGAGCAAGTACGCCAGACCGAGCAGAAGCTGGCCGACCAGCGTTCACGCCGTATGACCCAGGCATTTGCTGATGCAGCTGAAGTCCTGACACCGGCACAACGTGTGAAAGCAGTCGAACAACTGAGCAAGCACCGCGGTGGTTTTGGTCATCGTTTCGGTCACGGTCCACGCCATGATCGCGACCATGCACCAAAAGCACCGGCACCAGCCGCCCAGTAA
- a CDS encoding response regulator transcription factor produces the protein MTQRLLMIEDDQRLASMVATYLNQNGFEVTHSGTASEGLQQLQQAAATQAFAIVLLDLMLPDADGLDVCRQIRGQTQPLASMPIVMLTAKGDPMDRVVGLELGADDYIPKPFEPRELLARLRAVLRRQQGVATNNERVLRFGRLEIDLDARVIRLDDQEKPVTSYQFNLLAAMADRAGRVLSREQLMDVVKGEPLEAFDRSIDVHIGRLRAAIEDDPKQPKRIITVRGAGYVFAKAQDV, from the coding sequence ATGACACAACGCCTACTGATGATAGAAGACGACCAGCGCCTGGCCAGCATGGTCGCCACTTACCTGAACCAGAACGGGTTCGAGGTCACGCACAGCGGTACTGCGAGCGAGGGCCTGCAGCAATTGCAGCAGGCTGCCGCAACGCAAGCCTTCGCTATCGTGCTGCTCGACCTGATGCTGCCGGATGCAGACGGCCTCGACGTTTGTCGCCAGATCCGTGGCCAGACACAACCGCTGGCTTCCATGCCCATTGTCATGCTGACTGCCAAAGGCGACCCGATGGATCGCGTGGTCGGTCTGGAATTGGGCGCCGACGACTACATTCCCAAACCGTTTGAACCGCGTGAATTACTGGCGCGGCTACGGGCCGTATTGCGACGCCAACAAGGCGTTGCCACCAATAATGAACGCGTCCTGCGTTTCGGCCGCCTTGAAATCGACCTGGACGCACGCGTAATACGCCTCGACGACCAGGAAAAGCCGGTCACCTCATATCAATTCAATTTGCTCGCTGCGATGGCGGATCGCGCCGGTCGCGTATTGTCACGCGAACAGTTGATGGACGTGGTCAAGGGTGAACCACTGGAAGCCTTCGACCGTTCCATCGACGTGCATATCGGTCGTTTGCGTGCAGCGATAGAAGATGACCCCAAACAGCCAAAGCGCATCATCACCGTACGCGGCGCCGGCTATGTATTTGCAAAGGCGCAAGATGTCTGA
- a CDS encoding HAMP domain-containing sensor histidine kinase, whose product MSDAATRGRFSWSHRLYIRIYLAMLISLTIAGILFATAWRINTESRQIGPSLESFAAIAADVLPPADASNEEQQEALNRWRQRMRADLTLYSAKREKIASIGRELPPLDETQVSSGWLGGGPPVFAVKLPDERWLVGQHPGRRKPPFSFFTTLVIIGLAMGIGAYPIVRRLTRRLERLQTSVEALGAGQLSTRIKVEGKDEVGRLATSFNRSAARIEALVDAQKALLANASHELRSPLARIRMAVELMAADAQPEMRNELKRNIGELDQLIDEILLASRLDATADATQVFEPIDLTALVAEECARIDAQLETQSVEIPGDARLLRRMVRNLLENARRYGNGTAIDVSLEKTGNKVVLQVCDGGPGVPVAERENIFAPFYRLPGASEREGGVGLGLSLVQQIARAHGGEVVCTGREGGGSCFKVTLPA is encoded by the coding sequence ATGTCTGACGCAGCAACACGCGGACGTTTCAGCTGGTCGCACCGGCTTTACATCCGCATTTACCTGGCGATGCTGATCAGCCTGACGATCGCGGGCATCCTGTTCGCCACCGCCTGGCGCATCAATACCGAATCGCGCCAGATCGGTCCTAGCCTGGAATCGTTTGCCGCGATTGCGGCAGATGTCTTGCCGCCGGCCGATGCCAGCAACGAAGAACAGCAGGAAGCACTGAACCGCTGGCGTCAGCGTATGCGCGCCGATCTCACGCTGTACTCCGCCAAGCGTGAAAAAATCGCCTCGATCGGCCGTGAACTGCCGCCCCTCGATGAAACCCAGGTCAGCAGCGGCTGGCTGGGTGGCGGACCACCGGTATTCGCCGTCAAATTGCCGGATGAGCGCTGGCTCGTCGGCCAGCATCCGGGCCGGCGCAAACCACCGTTCAGCTTCTTTACCACGCTGGTGATCATCGGCCTCGCAATGGGTATAGGTGCTTACCCTATTGTGCGTCGCCTGACACGCCGCCTCGAACGCCTGCAAACCAGTGTGGAAGCATTGGGGGCCGGACAGCTTTCGACCCGCATCAAGGTCGAAGGAAAAGATGAAGTCGGACGCCTCGCAACCAGTTTCAATCGTTCCGCAGCGCGTATCGAAGCGCTGGTCGATGCGCAAAAAGCCTTGCTGGCGAATGCCTCGCACGAGTTACGATCACCGCTGGCACGCATACGCATGGCGGTCGAGTTGATGGCCGCCGATGCACAACCGGAAATGCGCAATGAACTCAAACGCAATATCGGTGAACTGGATCAACTGATCGATGAAATCCTGTTGGCCAGCCGCCTTGATGCGACGGCCGATGCAACGCAGGTCTTTGAACCGATAGACTTAACTGCCCTGGTCGCGGAAGAATGCGCACGCATCGATGCGCAACTCGAAACCCAATCGGTAGAAATTCCCGGCGATGCCCGCTTGCTGCGTCGCATGGTACGCAACCTGCTGGAAAATGCGCGACGTTATGGCAATGGCACGGCCATCGATGTCAGCCTGGAAAAAACCGGTAACAAGGTGGTCTTGCAAGTCTGCGATGGCGGCCCCGGCGTTCCGGTAGCGGAACGCGAAAATATCTTTGCACCGTTCTATCGCCTGCCGGGCGCCAGCGAACGTGAAGGTGGCGTCGGGCTCGGCCTGAGCCTGGTGCAACAGATTGCCCGCGCGCATGGAGGCGAAGTTGTGTGTACCGGTCGCGAGGGCGGTGGCAGCTGCTTCAAGGTGACACTGCCGGCCTGA
- the pabB gene encoding aminodeoxychorismate synthase component I, translated as MSLFTPADSTSSCFALLDDIDASAADARSRLYTGHIGVLTCRQAAQLPALLREMQQALQQGKFAVGLFAYELGADMHAIDAHANGQALAEILLFERCEHLSAAQVQAWLQEQASSAAAGIAQVSADTDETGFCAAIARIQAYIAAGDTYQVNYTYRLRFDAYGSVHALYRRLRERQPVPYGALLALPDGRAVLSLSPELFVRHDDGVLTVRPMKGTAAASGDAQQDQGAADALAADTKNRAENLMIVDLLRNDLGRVAKTGSVKVDKLFDVQRYSSVLQMTSTVHAQLHESAGLPEIFDALYPCGSITGAPKHRTMQIIRELELNPRGLYTGAIGYFDPPAAAQALGNFCLSVPIRTLQLQAQNQDGIRKGEMGVGAGIVYDSVALDEYDECRLKARFLIDMQAEFELFETMHATRAHGCRHLERHLQRLALSAAYFNFAFDEHKIRTALNTTCAALVDETEYRLRFALKQDGSHAIQTAALTALAEPVKIMLATQAMDADDLFLRHKSTIRTAYDLAWRTAEQQGAFDQLFCNTQGQVTEGGRSTLFVKLQGKWYTPPLSSGLLPGVMRAVVLEDPAWDAQEAILTLEDVRNAEQIYVCNALRGMVPAVIVWNS; from the coding sequence ATGTCTTTGTTTACCCCTGCAGATTCCACCAGTAGCTGCTTTGCCTTGCTCGACGATATCGACGCCAGCGCAGCAGATGCACGTTCACGCCTGTATACAGGTCATATCGGTGTGTTGACGTGCCGACAGGCGGCGCAGCTTCCGGCCTTGTTGCGAGAGATGCAGCAGGCTTTGCAGCAGGGAAAATTTGCGGTCGGCCTGTTTGCCTACGAGCTGGGCGCAGATATGCATGCGATAGACGCGCATGCCAACGGGCAGGCTTTGGCTGAAATCCTTTTATTCGAACGCTGCGAACACCTTTCTGCGGCACAGGTGCAGGCATGGCTACAGGAACAGGCTTCATCCGCTGCTGCCGGTATTGCGCAGGTATCGGCTGATACCGACGAAACAGGATTCTGTGCGGCGATTGCACGCATACAGGCTTATATCGCGGCTGGTGATACCTATCAGGTGAACTATACCTATCGCCTGCGCTTCGATGCTTATGGTTCCGTACATGCGCTGTACCGTCGTCTGCGTGAAAGGCAGCCGGTGCCGTATGGTGCTTTGCTTGCATTGCCGGATGGTCGCGCAGTGTTGTCCTTGTCGCCGGAATTATTTGTGCGTCACGATGATGGCGTGCTGACGGTGCGGCCGATGAAAGGTACCGCTGCTGCCAGCGGTGATGCGCAACAGGACCAGGGTGCGGCAGATGCATTGGCTGCCGACACCAAGAATCGCGCCGAGAACCTGATGATCGTCGATCTTTTGCGCAACGACCTTGGTCGGGTCGCCAAGACCGGTTCAGTCAAAGTCGACAAGCTGTTTGATGTGCAGCGCTATAGCAGCGTGTTGCAGATGACGTCCACCGTGCATGCACAGTTGCATGAATCAGCGGGTTTGCCCGAGATCTTTGATGCACTGTATCCCTGTGGCTCGATCACCGGTGCGCCCAAGCACAGGACGATGCAAATCATCCGCGAACTGGAGCTCAATCCACGTGGCTTGTACACCGGTGCCATCGGTTATTTTGATCCGCCGGCAGCGGCGCAAGCACTGGGCAATTTCTGCCTGTCGGTACCGATACGCACTTTACAGTTGCAAGCACAAAATCAGGACGGTATACGCAAGGGTGAGATGGGCGTCGGTGCCGGTATCGTATATGACAGCGTCGCGCTGGATGAATATGACGAATGCCGCCTCAAGGCGCGCTTCCTGATCGATATGCAGGCTGAATTTGAATTGTTTGAAACCATGCATGCGACGCGCGCACATGGTTGTCGTCATCTGGAGCGCCATTTGCAGCGGCTGGCTTTATCCGCCGCTTATTTCAACTTCGCCTTTGATGAACACAAGATCCGCACTGCACTCAATACAACTTGCGCGGCATTGGTGGATGAGACTGAATATAGATTGCGCTTTGCGTTAAAGCAGGATGGTAGCCATGCGATACAGACGGCGGCGCTTACTGCATTGGCCGAGCCGGTAAAGATAATGTTGGCAACACAGGCGATGGATGCGGATGATCTTTTCCTGCGTCATAAAAGCACGATACGTACGGCCTATGACCTCGCATGGCGCACGGCTGAACAACAAGGGGCTTTCGATCAATTGTTTTGCAATACGCAGGGCCAGGTCACCGAGGGTGGCCGCAGTACACTCTTCGTGAAGTTGCAGGGCAAGTGGTACACGCCACCGCTCTCTAGCGGTTTGTTGCCGGGTGTGATGCGCGCGGTCGTGCTGGAAGATCCGGCATGGGATGCGCAGGAAGCTATCCTGACGCTGGAGGATGTGCGCAATGCAGAACAAATCTATGTCTGCAATGCATTGCGCGGGATGGTGCCGGCTGTGATCGTCTGGAATAGTTGA
- the slmA gene encoding nucleoid occlusion factor SlmA has translation MATTKPGERKLQILQTLATMLEQPKGEKITTAALAARLEVSEAALYRHFASKAQMFEGLIEFIETTVFGLINKITEQQENGLSQVQAVILMLLNFAERNPGMTRVMIGDALVNEDERLQTRMNQFIDRIELALKQSLRIAATQGQANEAEVAVRANLIANAVLGHWQRYAKTGFKQNPSEHASAQIAMLLA, from the coding sequence ATGGCAACTACAAAACCAGGTGAACGCAAGCTGCAGATACTCCAGACATTGGCGACTATGCTGGAGCAGCCGAAAGGGGAGAAAATCACCACCGCAGCATTGGCGGCTCGACTGGAAGTGTCGGAAGCTGCGCTGTATCGGCATTTCGCCAGCAAGGCGCAAATGTTCGAGGGCCTGATCGAATTCATCGAAACGACGGTATTCGGCCTGATCAACAAAATTACCGAACAGCAGGAAAACGGTTTGTCGCAGGTGCAGGCGGTGATCCTGATGTTGCTCAACTTCGCCGAACGCAATCCCGGCATGACGCGTGTGATGATAGGCGATGCACTGGTGAATGAAGACGAACGCCTGCAAACGCGGATGAATCAATTCATAGACCGCATTGAACTGGCGCTCAAGCAATCCTTGCGCATCGCCGCGACGCAAGGGCAGGCGAATGAGGCCGAGGTCGCGGTACGCGCCAACCTGATAGCTAATGCAGTACTCGGGCACTGGCAACGCTATGCAAAAACAGGTTTCAAACAAAATCCTTCCGAACATGCTTCGGCACAAATAGCGATGCTGCTGGCCTGA